TTAATACATTCCTTTTTGTTCAATCATTAATGAACAGCAAGCCTTTACCGCCTTTTCATCCACATATTCCTACAATGAGTATAGGTTCTTTGAACATACCATATTTACATGCAGTTATTAAGATGATTCCCTATATGCTAACGTTGTTAACAATTTATCTAATCTGGCGTTTCTATTGGCGGCAACGGCAAAGGAAACAAATGAGGACTTACCGTATTCTACTTTCCAGGGATGACCTAGCAACCCCTCTAAAAGTAGGGGCTTTTTTTGATACTGCAGCGAAAATTCTGAGTACCCGTTATCTTCGGTATATCCTTGGAAATAATCTTATGAACCTTGCGCTTTATAGACAACCAGACGGTGAGTTAATTCTACTATTACGTACATCAGATAAATACTTTCAAAATATTACGGCAAGCCTTCAAGCAACATGGACCTCCGTTCGTGTCGAGCCATATGACTCTACAATTGTCTTTCCCGATCAACCAGTCGTAGCCGTGGTGCGTCCACGCAAGCGAACGGATCTTTTTGCATTCAGGAGTTATCGGGATTATACAGATTCAGTAACAGAAGATTTATTAAGCCAAATGGATAATTTTCATGAGCCGGTTATTTTGGACTTAGCATTAAAACCTCTTCCGGATCGATATTCCGATAAAGTAATGGAAATTCAGCGTAAACACCAACGTAGCTTGAATGCCCTTGCTGGTATCGATCGTGCCGATCCGACTTTGAGCATAGGAGACCAGGCTCAACTCCAGGGTGTTATAAAGCAGGCTGGCCGCAGCTGGTGGAGAGTAGATATCCGCATTGCTGCTCCTTCGACGGATGATCTCAAATCGCTTTGGGGTGCGCTATCATCATCAGATGCCGAAAACCAATGGCTTTATCATATGGTTATCGTCAGAAAGAAATGGGTTCTTAATCTCATTAAATCCGGGATGCCTGGTTTCATGCCTTTCGCACTGAGGTTTTTTCTTAATGGTACTTTTTTATCGACCATATGGCAGCTACCTTCAGCTCGACTTAGGGCTCAAGGATTAACCAGGTCCCCCATTCGCAGAGCTCCGGGCATAGTAGGCTTAACAAGGAATTCCAATGGTTGTACTCCACTAAAGGATGATTATGGACCTATAGAACTGTTAGAACAAGACCGAAAAAACAACATCCTGGTTATAGGACAACAAGGAACAGGAAAAACAACCGTCCTTAAGCAAGTTGCCAAATATGATTTCACACAGGATAAAGCAGTAATTCTTATTGATCCCAAAGGTTTATTCGCTGATGAAATGAGAGATTTTGTACCAGAAGGAAGAAAGGTAGCAACGTGGAAACTTGCGAGACCTAATAATGATTGGGGATGGAATCCATTTCTTCAGGAAGTAGATAAGAACGTTCAAATTTCAGGTATTCTCGATGGGATGATTCAACGATGGGGAAAAGAGGCCATAGGGCCGCGTTCATCAGATTACCTTCGCCACGCTATGCGTTTTATTTTAGACACAAACCAGGCAGCAGAAGGATTCTCGGCAGTTGTTTCTTTTCTCCAAAATCCGGCACTTTGGGGCCGTTATGCAGATATGGTTAACGGACCTCTTTCCGATTGGCTAAGGTCTAAAGCTAACGACTATGAAGAGAACGCCAGGGCTATTGTTGAACACCTTTCGGCACCACTCAACAAGTTGAATGAGTTTAATGACTATGACATTGTTAGGCAAAATTTAGCACCAAGCAAATCCTTGGATCTTGGTCGCCTGATCAGAGATAAGGGTATTCTTATTGTTAACTTAGAACCTGGTGCATATCTCCATGAAATGGAGTCCAACCTCATTGGTACATTTTTGATTACTGCGGTATGGGATACAATTAGACGTAATGGATCTTTGGCCGGGCTGTTAAAAACATCTGTTCTTGTGGATGAGATTCACCGAATGGTCTGTGAAGCTATATCTGTAGCTATGGCAGAAGGTCGATCTTATGGTTTACAATCATCAGTTGGTCTACAATTTCTTAAACAAGTTGAAAATGAAAAACTGAGGGAGTCCATGGTAGAACTGATCCAAAATCTCTTCATATTCAGATCTAATCAGATAGAGGAGACTGAGGATTATGCGAAACTTTTAGCGAGGATTTACTCAAACTTAATTTCACCGGATGCTGAGATGCAAGATAAACTAAGTATTGGTCCAGATGATCGATTCAACCTTCCGGATTATAGAGTTATATGCCGTATTCTTAGTAACGGGGCACCAAAACCAGCGTTTATTGGAGAGACAATTCCTTTACCAGAGACTTCCGAAGAAGATAGAGATGCAAAATTACCATGGGGGACTTGTCCTCCTGAATGGTTAGTTGATGCTAAAGCACATACCACAAAACCAGCCACTACGAGAGAGATCATGAGAGTTGCAACGACATCGATAGCTCAAGCATTTGAACCGCAACAAAATTCAGAACAAGAACCTAATGATAACGACAATAAAATTAACGATCTCCTTCCAGATGCTGTCCAGATTCTTAGAGTTGAGAAGATGGCCAGCATTAGCTTATTCCAGCGCAAATTAAAGCTTGGTTATACTGCAGCTACTAAACTTATGGAAAAACTTGAAGAACACGGCTTTGTTGGACCCAATCAAGGTGCCATACCGCGCCAAATCTTCTTTGAAAACTTCCCACCTGAAGCAGTAAGACAAGAAAATGATTTGATAACAGATAAAATCGAAGAAACTCATTCAACAGAATTAGTTGAAGGGTCAGGCGAAACTATAATACAATCCGACACTAATGATTTATCTCATCTTGGCATTACTGACAAAGACTATTTAAGTTGCGTTGAAAAGTACGGGGAGGAAACGGTTAAGGCAGCAGTTAAAAAGGTTATATGGAAAGCTAAGAGAGAAACGTTAGTTGATCCTCTCGCGTATTTCCAATCACGTTGTGAAAGTGTCAAACCCAAAACAAGCAAGGTAGGTAGTGACGATGAACTTCAGCACGAGTCTATGGAACAATTGGCTAATTCCTAAACTTTATATGTCTGATAGTCCTAACGCGAATACTCCGATTATCAACATATTGGATAAAGACAAGTCCCCTGTAAATTTACAGATTAGGGATGCACAGATGCTTGCAACGATATTGGGGGCTAGATTTATTACGACTCAGCAGCTTGCGGCATGTTTTTGGCAAAACACTGATCGGAAGAGTGAAGACGCTGATCGGGCTTGTAGAAGGAGACTAAACACTCTGTGGGATTATGGTCTTCTAGCGCGGATAAGGCCCAGGGCTAAAGCGAAAATGGGAAGTCTCCCCTGGATTTGGGCAGTAACTTCCAGGGGAGTTCAGATTTTAGAGCATACGCGATTACCTATTTACATGGACCGGCTAAAAAAGGATAAGTTTGACGAAACCAATATTCATCTTCCCAGTCAGTTGACCATGCAGCATTCTATTTTGGTAGCAGAATTTGGAAGTCGTTGTTTAAGCAATGGGGGGGAGTGGTTTTTTGAAGGGGAAGCTATTGCTGCTCTTGATGTAAAATTATCGGATTCAAAATCACGATTTTATTATCCGGATGCAGTTTTAGATTGGCCAAGTCAGGAAGGTGAAAAAATTACTTGGCTCCTGGAATTAGAACGTTCAGCGAATCAAAGACGTTTTCGTGAAAAAATGAACGTTTGGAGGTCATTACGGCTGATAGCCAAAAATGATGGTCGTTTAGGAAAAGAGTTTGTAGTCATGGTCGGACGTATAAGTGATACTTATCCTGATCGAGATGAAAGATCGTTACTACCACTTGCACGACTACTTGTGAAAGATAGTGCTTTATTAGACTTTATAAAGTTTATTGGGGTTCCCGATAGATCAAGTACCGACTTTCAGGCTTCTCCAATGGATGCTGCTACTTTTTTACTTAAACATGGCGGTTGACCGCCATGTCCGTTTATGA
This DNA window, taken from Desulfosporosinus acidiphilus SJ4, encodes the following:
- a CDS encoding DNA translocase FtsK, with product MSDLPKPHSPFLDHQEKKYLIIIALFFLLVFLPHYLDPKFNTFLFVQSLMNSKPLPPFHPHIPTMSIGSLNIPYLHAVIKMIPYMLTLLTIYLIWRFYWRQRQRKQMRTYRILLSRDDLATPLKVGAFFDTAAKILSTRYLRYILGNNLMNLALYRQPDGELILLLRTSDKYFQNITASLQATWTSVRVEPYDSTIVFPDQPVVAVVRPRKRTDLFAFRSYRDYTDSVTEDLLSQMDNFHEPVILDLALKPLPDRYSDKVMEIQRKHQRSLNALAGIDRADPTLSIGDQAQLQGVIKQAGRSWWRVDIRIAAPSTDDLKSLWGALSSSDAENQWLYHMVIVRKKWVLNLIKSGMPGFMPFALRFFLNGTFLSTIWQLPSARLRAQGLTRSPIRRAPGIVGLTRNSNGCTPLKDDYGPIELLEQDRKNNILVIGQQGTGKTTVLKQVAKYDFTQDKAVILIDPKGLFADEMRDFVPEGRKVATWKLARPNNDWGWNPFLQEVDKNVQISGILDGMIQRWGKEAIGPRSSDYLRHAMRFILDTNQAAEGFSAVVSFLQNPALWGRYADMVNGPLSDWLRSKANDYEENARAIVEHLSAPLNKLNEFNDYDIVRQNLAPSKSLDLGRLIRDKGILIVNLEPGAYLHEMESNLIGTFLITAVWDTIRRNGSLAGLLKTSVLVDEIHRMVCEAISVAMAEGRSYGLQSSVGLQFLKQVENEKLRESMVELIQNLFIFRSNQIEETEDYAKLLARIYSNLISPDAEMQDKLSIGPDDRFNLPDYRVICRILSNGAPKPAFIGETIPLPETSEEDRDAKLPWGTCPPEWLVDAKAHTTKPATTREIMRVATTSIAQAFEPQQNSEQEPNDNDNKINDLLPDAVQILRVEKMASISLFQRKLKLGYTAATKLMEKLEEHGFVGPNQGAIPRQIFFENFPPEAVRQENDLITDKIEETHSTELVEGSGETIIQSDTNDLSHLGITDKDYLSCVEKYGEETVKAAVKKVIWKAKRETLVDPLAYFQSRCESVKPKTSKVGSDDELQHESMEQLANS
- a CDS encoding replication-relaxation family protein; amino-acid sequence: MSDSPNANTPIINILDKDKSPVNLQIRDAQMLATILGARFITTQQLAACFWQNTDRKSEDADRACRRRLNTLWDYGLLARIRPRAKAKMGSLPWIWAVTSRGVQILEHTRLPIYMDRLKKDKFDETNIHLPSQLTMQHSILVAEFGSRCLSNGGEWFFEGEAIAALDVKLSDSKSRFYYPDAVLDWPSQEGEKITWLLELERSANQRRFREKMNVWRSLRLIAKNDGRLGKEFVVMVGRISDTYPDRDERSLLPLARLLVKDSALLDFIKFIGVPDRSSTDFQASPMDAATFLLKHGG